A genomic segment from Pectinophora gossypiella chromosome 3, ilPecGoss1.1, whole genome shotgun sequence encodes:
- the LOC126382024 gene encoding ankyrin repeat domain-containing protein 13C: protein MCEMSNTNLTCNDEDESYPLHECVFGGDVRKLSSLLRLQDVARKDKHGNTALHLAVMLGRKECVQLLLAHGAPVKVKNLTGWSPLAEAVSYGDRQTISSLVRKLKQQAREQMLLGRPDLIRALAQIQDFYMELKWDFHSWVPLVSRILPSDVCKIYKSGSGIRLDTTLVDFTDMKWERGDISFIFQGEKPPSESLTVLDNKTKVYQRVRYEETESEIEDEVDILMSSDIISAQMSTKGISFARAQSGWIFREDRKETVAGQYRSDIYTITGLVLESRKRREHLSTDDLQKNKAIIESLTKGNPQNLETNGEPVRRASLNPPPDCGVDWAAYISSLPGQYPSLGREIVYKESSRNFRATIAMSDDFPLSVDMLLNVLEVIAPFKHFAKLRQFVAMKLPKGFPVKIDIPILPTVTAKITFQKFDFREDLSPELFVIPEDYIEDPLRFPDL, encoded by the coding sequence ATGTGCGAAATGTCTAATACGAATTTAACGTGCAATGATGAAGACGAATCATATCCGCTGCACGAGTGCGTGTTTGGCGGCGACGTGCGGAAGCTGTCGTCGCTGCTGCGGCTGCAGGACGTGGCGCGCAAGGACAAGCACGGCAACACGGCGCTGCATCTGGCCGTCATGCTCGGACGCAAGGAGTGCGTGCAGCTACTGCTAGCGCATGGTGCGCCTGTCAAGGTCAAGAACCTCACGGGTTGGTCTCCGCTCGCCGAAGCCGTCAGCTACGGCGACCGCCAAACCATCTCGTCACTCGTACGTAAACTCAAACAACAAGCTCGCGAGCAAATGTTACTTGGCAGGCCTGATCTCATCCGAGCACTTGCCCAAATTCAAGACTTTTATATGGAACTAAAGTGGGATTTCCATTCATGGGTACCTCTAGTCTCTAGAATATTACCATCTGATGTCTGCAAAATTTACAAATCTGGCTCTGGAATTCGCTTAGATACCACGTTGGTTGATTTCACTGATATGAAGTGGGAGCGGGGTGACATTTCCTTCATATTCCAAGGTGAAAAACCCCCTAGTGAGTCTCTTACAGTTTTAGACAATAAGACCAAAGTCTATCAGCGTGTAAGATATGAAGAGACAGAAAGTGAAATAGAAGATGAAGTTGATATACTTATGTCCAGCGATATTATCTCTGCGCAAATGTCCACTAAAGGAATCTCATTTGCCAGAGCTCAGAGTGGCTGGATATTTCGTGAGGATCGCAAAGAAACAGTTGCTGGTCAATATAGAAGTGATATCTACACTATCACTGGCTTGGTTTTAGAATCACGTAAAAGGCGAGAACATTTATCAACAGATgacctacaaaaaaataaagctaTCATTGAAAGCCTCACTAAAGGTAACCCACAGAATTTAGAAACTAATGGTGAACCTGTCCGACGTGCATCTCTGAATCCACCTCCTGACTGTGGGGTAGATTGGGCAGCATACATATCATCCTTGCCAGGGCAATACCCTAGCTTGGGACGGGAGATTGTTTACAAGGAATCATCTAGGAACTTCAGAGCTACAATAGCTATGAGTGATGACTTCCCGCTCAGTGTTGACATGCTTCTGAATGTATTGGAGGTTATTGCTCCATTCAAACATTTTGCTAAGTTGCGCCAATTTGTTGCCATGAAACTGCCTAAAGGATTTCCTGTGAAGATTGACATACCAATATTGCCTACTGTCACAGCCAAAATAACATTTCAAAAGTTTGATTTTCGAGAAGATTTGTCACCAGAGCTATTTGTTATACCTGAAGACTATATAGAGGATCCACTCAGATTCCCTGACTTATGA